In the genome of Lysobacter sp. 5GHs7-4, the window GTCGATGTAGGCGTGGTTGCCGTCGCCGACGTCGGCGAGCTTTTCCGACAGCGCGTCGTTGTAGTTGCCCTGGCCGAAGCCCAGCGTGGTCAGCGCGATGCCGCTCTTGCGCTGATCGGCGACCAGGGTTTCCAGCGCGTTCTGGTTGACGGTGCCGACATTGAAATCGCCGTCGGTGGCCAGGATCACCCGGTTCACGCCGCCCTTGACGTAGGCCTGCTTGGCCATCGCATAGGCCAGGCGGATGCCGTCGCCGCCGTTGGTGCTGCCGCCGGCCTGCAGGCGGTCCAGCGCCTCCAGGATCTCGCCTTGGCGGTCGCCCGAGGTCGGCGGCAGCACCAGTCCGGCCGAACCGGCGTAGACCACGATCGAGATGCGGTCCTGCGGGCGCAGCTGACGGGTCAACATGCTGAAGGCGCTCTTGAGCAGCGGCAGTTTGTCGGGCGCGTCCATCGAGCCGGAGGTGTCGATCAGGAACACCAGGTTGGCCGGCGGCAGCGCCGCCTTGGGCACGTCGTAGCCCTTGATGCCGATCATCAGCAACTGGCGCTGCGCGTTCCACGGCGCCGGCGCGAGTTCGGTGGTGACCCGGAACGGCGTGTCGCGCGTGGTCGGCGCGGGGTGGTTGTAGTCGAAGTAGTTGATGAATTCCTCGGCGCGCACCGAATCGGCCGGCGGGCGCACACCCTGGTTGAGCATGCGGCGGACATTCGAATAGCTGCCGGTGTCGACGTCGATCGAGAACGTGGACAGCGGCTCATCGGCGGTGCGGCGCACCGGGTTGTCCTCGCGCTCGGCGTATTTTTCGGTGTTGGCCGGCTGCGCCATCAGGCCCGCGCTGGGCATGGGCGGCGCGACCATGAGCGGCATCGCGCTTTCGACCTGGGTGCGCTTGATGCGGCTGCCGCTGACCGCGATGGCTTCCAGCGCGGGGGCGGGCGCCATTTGCTTGGCTTCGGCGTAGCCCAGCGCGCGGGGCGGCGGGGGCGGCGCGCCCGGGGGGCTGCGGCGGCTCAGGACGGCTTGCGGCACGGCTGCGTCGGCGGCAGCCTTGGACGCGTCCGCGCCGGCGATCGCGGCGGCGGCCTCGTCGCGGATCGCCGCCACGTCGGCGGGCGAGGGCGTGCTTTGCGCGGCGTGACGCTCCCCGCGCGTGTCGGTCTGGCCGGCGCTGGGCGCATCGTCGCGGGCGCTGGTATGGCAGGCGCT includes:
- a CDS encoding VWA domain-containing protein — translated: MPSAGLMAQPANTEKYAEREDNPVRRTADEPLSTFSIDVDTGSYSNVRRMLNQGVRPPADSVRAEEFINYFDYNHPAPTTRDTPFRVTTELAPAPWNAQRQLLMIGIKGYDVPKAALPPANLVFLIDTSGSMDAPDKLPLLKSAFSMLTRQLRPQDRISIVVYAGSAGLVLPPTSGDRQGEILEALDRLQAGGSTNGGDGIRLAYAMAKQAYVKGGVNRVILATDGDFNVGTVNQNALETLVADQRKSGIALTTLGFGQGNYNDALSEKLADVGDGNHAYIDTVQEARKVLVEEMGSTMLTIARDVKIQVEFNPALVSEYRLIGYENRILKHEDFDNDKVDAGDIGAGHEVTALYELTPVGSTAARLPVLRYRDAPAAQAGKGGEIANLKLRYKRPGQDDGGADSSRLIQTPILRSQLRARPSESMRFAASVAAFADALRGGSRYDGWGWERIAREARAACSDDCGNQQGEFIGLVQRARALIEGEPARTAAVSD